From the genome of Staphylococcus haemolyticus, one region includes:
- the lgt gene encoding prolipoprotein diacylglyceryl transferase, which produces MLFNLNYIDPTAFSIGPLSIKWYGIIIAVGILIGYFIAQESLKYVGLHKDTLVDVIFYSAIFGFITARIYFVIFQWPYYAQNPFEIPMIWHGGIAIHGGLLGGFITGIIVCKIKNLNPFQIGDIVAPSIILAQGIGRWGNFMNHEAHGGPVSRTFLENLHIPEFIIRNMYIEGIYYHPTFLYESIWDILGFIILITIRKHLRVGETFTLYLIWYSIGRFFVEGLRTDSLMLTSHIRVAQLVSVILIIIGLVILIYRRIKYQPPLYKEAGPLTWNSSKAKVKS; this is translated from the coding sequence ATGCTTTTTAATCTGAATTATATTGATCCTACTGCATTTAGCATAGGTCCACTTTCAATAAAATGGTACGGTATCATTATTGCGGTAGGAATCCTTATTGGTTATTTCATAGCTCAAGAAAGCTTGAAATATGTTGGTTTACATAAAGATACGCTTGTTGACGTCATCTTTTACAGTGCCATCTTTGGGTTTATCACTGCACGTATTTATTTCGTGATTTTTCAATGGCCATATTACGCCCAAAACCCTTTTGAAATTCCAATGATATGGCATGGCGGTATTGCAATACATGGTGGTCTTTTAGGTGGATTTATCACTGGTATTATTGTATGTAAAATTAAAAATTTAAATCCATTTCAAATTGGTGACATTGTGGCACCAAGCATTATTTTAGCTCAAGGTATTGGACGTTGGGGTAACTTTATGAATCATGAAGCTCATGGGGGTCCAGTCTCAAGAACCTTTTTAGAAAATTTACATATTCCAGAGTTTATTATTCGTAATATGTATATTGAAGGGATATACTACCATCCAACATTCTTATATGAATCTATATGGGATATATTGGGATTCATCATATTAATTACAATTAGAAAGCATCTTCGCGTAGGTGAAACATTCACACTGTATTTAATATGGTATTCAATTGGACGTTTCTTTGTAGAGGGGTTAAGAACGGATAGTTTAATGCTAACAAGTCATATTAGAGTAGCGCAATTGGTATCAGTTATTTTAATCATAATTGGTTTGGTTATTTTAATTTATCGTCGCATTAAATACCAGCCACCATTGTACAAAGAAGCAGGTCCGTTAACTTGGAATAGCTCTAAGGCGAAAGTGAAATCATGA
- the trxB gene encoding thioredoxin-disulfide reductase, whose product MTEINYDVAIIGAGPAGMTAAVYASRANLSTVMIERGMPGGQMANTEEVENFPGFEMITGPDLSTKMFEHAKKFGAEYQYGDIKSIEDKGDYKEINLGNKEITARAVIISTGAEYKKIGVPGEQELGGRGVSYCAVCDGAFFKNKNLFVIGGGDSAVEEGAFLTKFADKVTIVHRRDELRAQKILQDRAFKNDKIDFIWSHTLKSINEKDGKVGSVTLVSTKDASEQTLDADGVFIYIGMKPLTAPFVNLGITNDMGYIVTEDNMSTKVPGIFAAGDVRDKGLRQIVTATGDGSIAAQSAIDYIEELKDKQEA is encoded by the coding sequence ATGACTGAAATAAATTATGATGTTGCAATTATCGGTGCTGGACCAGCCGGTATGACTGCAGCAGTTTATGCATCACGTGCAAATTTAAGCACAGTAATGATTGAACGAGGCATGCCTGGTGGACAAATGGCAAATACAGAGGAAGTAGAGAACTTCCCAGGATTCGAAATGATTACTGGTCCAGATTTATCAACTAAAATGTTCGAACACGCTAAAAAATTCGGTGCTGAATATCAATATGGAGATATTAAATCAATTGAAGATAAAGGTGACTATAAAGAAATTAATTTAGGCAATAAAGAGATAACAGCTCGTGCGGTAATTATTTCAACTGGTGCTGAATATAAAAAAATTGGTGTCCCTGGTGAACAAGAACTAGGTGGACGCGGTGTAAGTTATTGTGCAGTATGTGATGGTGCATTCTTCAAAAATAAAAACTTATTTGTAATAGGTGGCGGGGATTCTGCCGTTGAAGAAGGTGCATTCCTAACTAAATTCGCAGATAAAGTTACAATTGTACACAGAAGAGATGAATTAAGAGCACAAAAAATCTTGCAAGATCGTGCGTTTAAAAATGACAAAATCGATTTTATATGGAGTCATACTTTAAAATCGATTAATGAAAAAGATGGAAAAGTAGGTTCTGTAACACTTGTTTCTACCAAAGATGCCTCTGAACAAACTTTAGATGCAGATGGGGTGTTCATCTACATTGGTATGAAACCATTAACAGCACCATTTGTGAATCTAGGAATTACGAATGATATGGGCTATATTGTAACTGAAGATAATATGAGTACGAAAGTGCCAGGTATATTTGCGGCTGGTGATGTTAGAGATAAAGGTTTACGTCAAATTGTAACAGCTACGGGTGATGGTAGTATAGCAGCACAAAGTGCTATTGATTACATTGAAGAATTAAAAGATAAGCAAGAAGCATAA
- the clpP gene encoding ATP-dependent Clp endopeptidase proteolytic subunit ClpP, with amino-acid sequence MNLIPTVIETTNRGERAYDIYSRLLKDRIIMLGSAIDDNVANSIVSQLLFLQAQDSEKDIYLYINSPGGSVTAGFAIYDTIQHIKPDVQTICIGMAASMGSFLLAAGAKGKRFALPNAEVMIHQPLGGAQGQATEIEIAANHILKTREKLNKILAERTGQSIEKIQKDTDRDNFLTADEAKEYGLIDNVMQPEEK; translated from the coding sequence ATGAATTTAATTCCTACAGTAATTGAAACAACAAATCGCGGTGAACGCGCATACGATATTTATTCACGTTTATTGAAAGACCGTATTATTATGTTAGGTTCTGCAATTGATGATAATGTAGCAAATTCAATTGTATCACAATTATTATTCTTACAAGCTCAAGACTCTGAGAAAGACATCTATCTATATATTAATTCTCCAGGTGGTAGTGTCACTGCTGGATTTGCAATTTATGATACAATCCAACATATTAAACCAGATGTACAAACAATTTGTATCGGTATGGCTGCATCAATGGGTTCATTCCTATTAGCAGCTGGCGCAAAAGGTAAACGCTTTGCATTACCAAACGCTGAAGTTATGATTCACCAACCATTAGGTGGTGCACAAGGACAAGCAACTGAAATCGAAATTGCTGCTAACCACATTTTAAAAACACGTGAAAAATTAAACAAAATTTTAGCTGAACGTACAGGTCAAAGTATTGAAAAAATTCAAAAAGATACTGATCGTGATAACTTCTTAACTGCTGACGAAGCTAAAGAATATGGTTTAATAGATAATGTTATGCAACCAGAAGAAAAATAA
- a CDS encoding tetratricopeptide repeat protein → MAQNNDKIISMKFDEPFYRKMADQKYRMQDFNKAVEYYKKVLDLSPQDFDIKLKYAYCLNKLNLGRRAEHLFYDSIIEGNHVADSFYQLSQLNIDLNEPNKAFLFGINYVILTDDTDFREELEKTFEVSYMSEDKIQLEAQLFSTQLLFQYLFSQGRLQDARKYILNQDEKIQEHRVIRNLLAMCYLYLSEYEIAKDMFEALLAEDNSDVHALCHYTLLLYNTNEKDKYHKYLKILSKVVPMNDDESFKLGIVLSYLKQYDASQQILLPLYKKGKFASIQMFNALSFNYYYLGNKEQSKVFWEKLLQISKVDVGYAPWVLEESKQTFDQKILPLLLDDDSHYRLYGVFLLNQLNGKEILMTQEIWSILETMNDYEKLYLTYLVQGLHLNKLDFIHKGLVSLYEMDDIQKDTELFISWIDKGEGLIANDVDFSEVDRYVAAHAYLYHRYYHSHMTKKKIMELFNISRYKLDNAIDQLLSI, encoded by the coding sequence ATGGCGCAAAACAATGACAAAATTATCTCGATGAAATTTGATGAACCATTTTATCGTAAAATGGCTGATCAAAAATATAGAATGCAAGATTTTAATAAGGCAGTAGAATACTATAAAAAAGTGCTTGATTTGTCACCACAAGATTTTGATATTAAATTAAAGTATGCTTATTGCTTAAATAAACTTAATTTAGGTAGACGAGCTGAGCATTTGTTTTATGACAGCATTATTGAAGGTAATCATGTTGCCGACAGTTTCTATCAACTTAGTCAATTAAACATTGACCTTAATGAGCCAAACAAGGCCTTCTTGTTTGGTATTAATTATGTGATTTTAACTGATGATACTGACTTTCGAGAAGAATTAGAAAAAACATTCGAAGTGTCTTATATGAGTGAAGATAAAATTCAACTTGAAGCACAACTTTTCTCAACGCAATTACTATTCCAATATTTATTTTCTCAAGGAAGATTACAAGATGCACGTAAATATATTTTGAATCAAGATGAGAAAATTCAAGAACATAGAGTCATTCGCAACTTATTAGCAATGTGCTATTTGTATTTAAGTGAATATGAAATTGCTAAAGATATGTTTGAAGCGTTATTGGCTGAAGATAATTCAGATGTACATGCACTATGTCACTATACATTGCTACTTTACAATACGAATGAAAAAGATAAGTATCACAAATATCTTAAAATATTAAGTAAAGTAGTACCAATGAATGATGATGAAAGTTTTAAATTAGGCATAGTACTAAGCTATTTAAAACAGTACGATGCATCTCAACAAATATTATTACCACTTTATAAAAAAGGTAAGTTTGCCTCAATTCAAATGTTTAATGCATTGAGCTTTAATTATTATTACCTCGGAAATAAAGAACAGAGTAAAGTATTTTGGGAGAAGTTACTGCAAATTTCTAAAGTTGATGTGGGCTACGCACCTTGGGTACTTGAAGAGAGTAAACAAACATTTGATCAAAAAATATTACCACTGTTATTAGATGATGATAGCCATTATAGACTTTATGGTGTGTTTTTATTAAATCAATTAAATGGTAAAGAAATATTAATGACTCAAGAGATTTGGTCTATTTTAGAAACAATGAATGACTATGAAAAACTTTACCTTACTTATTTAGTACAGGGACTGCATTTAAATAAATTAGATTTCATTCACAAAGGTTTAGTGAGTTTATATGAAATGGACGACATACAGAAAGATACGGAATTATTTATAAGTTGGATTGATAAAGGTGAAGGGTTAATTGCGAACGATGTTGATTTTAGTGAAGTTGACAGATATGTAGCTGCACATGCTTATCTATATCATCGTTATTATCATAGCCATATGACTAAAAAGAAAATTATGGAATTGTTTAATATATCACGTTATAAGTTAGATAACGCAATTGATCAATTGTTGAGCATATAA
- a CDS encoding DUF4887 domain-containing protein, whose product MSKNNRNRDDFGEPEKKKMSGISKLISTIIVLLLLSGLAFAIFAFVDHSNRSSERLNNQSTEEHKDKNDKKDKEDKDKKDKSDKDKKTSEDSSNVTQENVTQQTAQTQQRQTQQATPSTQQRTKQQPSREEKQRTKEAQTKEEKTQEKTTKEEATTEETRTKEQATQESNSNNSSDNNSSESNTDKSNSNQTSNQTRTQQSPQTQQRSTTQSSTQQSTSRQTSQRSATSSQSQSSQESSNSNE is encoded by the coding sequence ATGTCTAAGAACAATAGAAATAGAGATGACTTTGGTGAACCGGAAAAGAAAAAAATGAGTGGCATTTCGAAACTTATTAGTACGATTATCGTTTTATTATTATTAAGCGGATTAGCATTTGCGATTTTTGCATTTGTAGATCATTCAAATCGTTCAAGTGAACGCTTAAACAATCAATCAACTGAAGAGCACAAAGATAAAAATGATAAAAAAGACAAAGAAGATAAAGACAAGAAGGATAAGTCAGATAAAGATAAAAAAACAAGTGAAGATAGTTCGAATGTGACTCAAGAGAATGTTACGCAGCAAACAGCGCAAACCCAACAACGTCAGACACAACAAGCAACACCTTCAACTCAGCAAAGAACTAAACAACAACCATCAAGGGAAGAGAAACAAAGAACCAAAGAAGCACAGACTAAGGAAGAAAAAACACAAGAGAAAACAACTAAAGAAGAAGCTACAACAGAAGAAACTCGCACTAAAGAACAAGCAACTCAAGAAAGTAACAGTAATAATAGTAGTGATAATAATTCTAGTGAGTCAAATACGGATAAGTCTAATAGTAACCAGACAAGCAATCAAACTAGAACGCAACAATCACCACAGACCCAACAACGATCAACAACTCAGTCGTCTACGCAGCAATCAACCTCAAGACAAACTTCACAACGAAGTGCTACGTCTAGTCAAAGTCAGTCAAGCCAAGAATCATCAAATAGTAATGAATAA
- a CDS encoding TIGR01777 family oxidoreductase — protein sequence MKQFLITGGTGMVGSQLVNELKNRDVHITILTRSDKQSDDPKISYVNWSKDGWMSLVPDIDVVINLAGATLNKRWTPSYKQLIMTSRIQSTQALVDLFSDREHKPEVLFNASAMGYYPPSLYHTYTEKYQTHPFDFLSDVVYQWERFAKRFESFGTRVILGRFSMILSDDGGALQTMKLPYKFFVGGKLGSGFQWYSWIHINDLVRAILFTIDNPKAKGPFNMAAPIAERQNLFGYTLARVMHRPHETWVPSFLMRLALGEMSTVVLDTQKVLPNKLDALGFTFNYPNLKIAFEDLIDA from the coding sequence ATGAAGCAATTCTTAATAACTGGCGGAACTGGAATGGTAGGAAGTCAATTAGTAAATGAATTAAAGAATCGCGATGTACATATTACAATACTAACTCGTAGTGATAAGCAAAGTGATGATCCAAAGATTTCTTATGTTAATTGGTCAAAAGACGGTTGGATGTCCCTAGTTCCAGATATAGATGTTGTTATTAATTTGGCTGGTGCAACTTTAAATAAACGCTGGACACCATCATATAAACAATTGATTATGACTAGTCGTATTCAGTCAACTCAAGCACTTGTCGATTTATTTAGCGACCGAGAACATAAACCTGAAGTGCTCTTTAATGCTAGTGCGATGGGTTATTATCCACCTAGTTTATATCATACTTATACAGAAAAATATCAAACACATCCGTTTGATTTTCTATCTGATGTGGTTTATCAGTGGGAACGTTTTGCTAAACGCTTTGAGTCATTTGGTACGCGAGTAATACTTGGCAGATTTAGCATGATTTTATCTGATGATGGAGGCGCCTTACAGACGATGAAGCTTCCTTATAAATTCTTCGTAGGTGGTAAATTAGGATCTGGATTCCAATGGTATTCATGGATTCACATTAATGACTTAGTACGCGCAATTCTATTCACAATCGATAATCCTAAAGCAAAAGGTCCATTCAATATGGCTGCACCAATTGCTGAACGCCAAAATTTATTTGGGTACACACTTGCGCGTGTCATGCATCGCCCTCACGAAACGTGGGTGCCATCATTCCTAATGCGATTAGCACTTGGTGAAATGTCTACGGTTGTTTTAGATACGCAAAAGGTATTACCAAATAAACTGGATGCGCTCGGTTTTACATTTAACTATCCTAATCTAAAAATTGCTTTCGAAGATTTAATAGATGCATAA
- a CDS encoding acyltransferase, protein MRRLTKEDHHKINPLWRIYSLVRFPKVFTNTLLIELCRFIPNLKWKRWIYINLLNMTIGQHTAIAYKVMLDIFYPQLITIGNNSVIGYNTTILTHEVLVDEYRYGPVYIGDHTLIGANSTILPGVHIGNHVVVKAGTVVSKDIPDYAIAYGNPMQIHHK, encoded by the coding sequence ATGAGACGGTTAACTAAAGAAGACCATCATAAGATTAATCCGCTATGGCGGATTTATAGTTTAGTACGTTTTCCCAAAGTATTTACCAATACATTGCTTATTGAATTATGTCGTTTTATACCAAATTTAAAATGGAAACGTTGGATATATATTAATCTATTGAACATGACCATTGGACAACATACTGCTATTGCCTATAAAGTAATGCTTGACATCTTTTATCCGCAACTCATTACAATTGGCAATAATTCTGTAATTGGTTATAATACAACAATATTAACGCACGAAGTATTAGTGGATGAATATCGCTATGGCCCAGTGTACATTGGTGACCATACATTAATTGGTGCAAATTCGACCATTCTACCAGGTGTACATATTGGTAATCATGTAGTCGTTAAAGCTGGAACAGTTGTATCAAAAGATATACCAGATTATGCCATTGCATATGGCAATCCTATGCAAATACATCATAAATAA
- the whiA gene encoding DNA-binding protein WhiA: MSFASDMKNELTRIDVDESNAKAELSALIRMNGALSLSNQQFVINVQTENATTARRIYSLIKRIFNVEVEILVRKKMKLKKNNIYICRTKVRAKEILDELGILKNGTFVHDIDASMIKDDEMRRSYLRGAFLAGGSVNNPETSSYHLEIFSQYENHSEGLTKLMNSYGLNAKHLERKKGSIAYLKEAEKISDFLSLIGGYQALLKFEDVRIVRDMRNSVNRLVNCETANLNKTVSAAMKQVESIQLINQEIGLDNLPDRLREIAKLRVEHQEISLKELGEMISTGPISKSGVNHRLRKLNELADKIRSGEKIEL; encoded by the coding sequence ATGAGTTTTGCATCAGATATGAAGAATGAATTAACACGCATTGATGTTGATGAAAGCAATGCCAAAGCAGAGCTTAGCGCATTAATTCGTATGAACGGTGCACTTAGCCTATCTAATCAACAATTCGTAATTAATGTTCAAACAGAGAATGCTACGACCGCTAGAAGAATTTATTCATTAATTAAACGCATATTTAATGTAGAAGTGGAAATTCTAGTTCGTAAAAAAATGAAATTAAAGAAAAATAATATTTATATTTGTCGTACAAAAGTGCGAGCTAAAGAAATTCTAGATGAACTTGGTATATTAAAGAATGGTACTTTTGTTCACGATATTGATGCTAGCATGATTAAAGATGATGAAATGCGTAGAAGTTATTTAAGAGGCGCATTTTTAGCTGGAGGATCTGTAAATAATCCAGAGACATCATCCTACCATTTAGAAATATTTTCTCAATATGAGAATCATTCTGAAGGTTTAACTAAATTAATGAATAGTTATGGATTAAATGCTAAACATTTAGAACGAAAAAAGGGTAGTATTGCTTACTTAAAAGAAGCTGAAAAAATTTCTGATTTTCTAAGTTTAATAGGTGGATACCAAGCATTATTGAAGTTTGAAGATGTGCGAATTGTTAGGGATATGAGAAATTCAGTGAATCGTTTAGTAAATTGTGAAACTGCAAACCTTAATAAGACTGTAAGTGCCGCTATGAAACAAGTAGAAAGTATTCAGTTAATTAATCAGGAAATCGGATTAGATAATTTGCCTGATCGCTTAAGAGAGATTGCCAAACTTCGAGTTGAGCATCAAGAAATCTCTTTAAAAGAACTAGGAGAAATGATATCGACTGGTCCGATATCTAAATCTGGAGTCAACCACCGTTTAAGAAAGTTAAATGAACTTGCAGACAAAATTCGAAGTGGTGAAAAAATAGAATTATAA
- the hprK gene encoding HPr(Ser) kinase/phosphatase — translation MLTTEKLVKLLKLELFTGEKGLHKPIKNTDISRPGLEMAGYFSHYAADRIQLLGTTELSFYNLLPDEERHGRMRKLCRPETPAIIVTRGLEPPQELIDAAQEMDTPLIVSKDATTSLMSRLTTFLEHELAKTTSLHGVLVDVYGVGVLITGDSGIGKSETALELVKRGHRLVADDNVEIREITKDELIGTPPKLIEHLLEIRGLGIINVMTLFGAGSILTQKQIRLNINLENWDKDKLYDRVGLNEETLQILDTEITKKTIPVRPGRNVAVIIEVAAMNYRLNIMGINTAEEFNQRLNEEILKKGHQSKEN, via the coding sequence ATGTTAACGACAGAGAAATTAGTCAAATTACTTAAATTAGAATTGTTTACAGGTGAAAAAGGATTACATAAACCTATTAAAAATACGGATATTTCTAGACCAGGTCTAGAAATGGCTGGATATTTTTCACACTATGCTGCAGACCGAATTCAATTACTAGGTACTACAGAATTATCGTTTTATAATTTGTTACCAGACGAGGAACGTCATGGACGTATGAGAAAATTATGTCGTCCTGAAACACCTGCAATTATTGTGACAAGAGGATTAGAACCTCCGCAAGAGCTGATTGATGCCGCTCAAGAAATGGATACACCACTCATCGTATCAAAGGATGCAACTACAAGTTTAATGAGTCGATTAACGACCTTCCTTGAACATGAATTAGCTAAGACAACATCATTACATGGTGTGTTAGTCGATGTTTATGGTGTGGGTGTGTTAATCACTGGAGATTCTGGTATAGGTAAGAGTGAGACTGCACTTGAATTAGTGAAACGAGGTCATCGACTCGTAGCTGATGATAACGTAGAAATTCGTGAAATAACTAAAGATGAATTAATAGGGACACCACCTAAATTAATTGAGCACTTACTAGAAATTAGGGGTCTCGGTATCATCAATGTCATGACATTATTTGGAGCGGGGTCAATCCTCACACAAAAACAAATTCGTCTTAACATTAACCTTGAAAATTGGGATAAAGATAAACTGTATGACCGAGTTGGATTGAATGAAGAAACATTACAAATTCTTGATACAGAAATCACTAAAAAAACAATTCCTGTAAGACCAGGACGAAATGTTGCAGTCATTATAGAAGTCGCAGCGATGAATTATCGTTTAAATATAATGGGGATTAATACAGCTGAAGAATTTAATCAACGTTTAAATGAAGAAATCTTAAAAAAAGGTCATCAAAGCAAGGAGAACTAG
- the rapZ gene encoding RNase adapter RapZ produces the protein MTNHKENEMSKSELLVVTGLSGAGKSVVIQCLEDIGYFCVDNLPPILLPKFVELMEQGNPSLQKVAIAIDLRGKELFKSLVEEIDAIKSRNDVIVDVMFLEAETEKLISRYKESRRAHPLNENGQMSLMDSILEEKQLLSNIRTIANYIVDTTQLTTKELKARVKEKFEDENFKSFSINVSSFGFKHGIQKDADLVFDVRFLPNPYYVEDLRPMTGEDEPVYHYVMKWKETEIFFEKLMDLLKFMIPGYKKEGKSQLVIAIGCTGGQHRSVALAKRIGEELTEIFDYNVYVHHRDAHIESGVRK, from the coding sequence ATGACGAACCATAAAGAAAATGAAATGAGTAAAAGTGAACTATTAGTAGTAACAGGTCTATCCGGTGCGGGTAAATCAGTGGTCATACAATGTTTAGAAGATATTGGTTACTTCTGTGTTGATAATCTACCACCTATTTTACTCCCTAAATTTGTAGAATTAATGGAACAAGGTAATCCTTCTTTGCAAAAAGTAGCTATTGCTATAGATTTAAGAGGTAAAGAATTATTTAAATCATTAGTAGAAGAAATTGATGCAATCAAAAGTAGAAACGATGTAATTGTAGATGTCATGTTTTTAGAGGCGGAAACAGAAAAACTAATTTCTAGATACAAAGAATCTAGACGAGCTCACCCTTTAAATGAAAATGGACAAATGTCTTTGATGGATTCAATCTTAGAAGAAAAGCAATTGCTTAGCAATATTCGTACAATCGCTAATTATATTGTAGATACAACTCAATTGACGACGAAAGAACTTAAAGCTAGAGTGAAAGAAAAATTTGAAGATGAGAATTTTAAATCCTTTAGTATCAATGTATCAAGTTTCGGCTTTAAACACGGTATACAAAAAGACGCAGATTTAGTATTTGATGTCCGTTTCCTCCCAAATCCTTATTATGTTGAAGACTTAAGACCGATGACAGGAGAAGATGAACCAGTTTACCATTATGTTATGAAATGGAAAGAAACTGAAATATTTTTCGAAAAATTAATGGATTTACTGAAATTTATGATACCAGGTTATAAAAAAGAGGGTAAATCACAATTAGTAATTGCAATAGGTTGTACAGGAGGTCAACATCGCTCTGTTGCGTTAGCTAAACGCATTGGTGAAGAATTAACAGAAATATTTGATTATAATGTCTATGTTCATCACAGAGATGCACATATCGAAAGTGGCGTGAGAAAATGA
- a CDS encoding gluconeogenesis factor YvcK family protein encodes MKQLKIVLIGGGTGLSVLARGLREYPIDITAIVTVADDGGSTGKIRSEMDIPAPGDIRNVIAALSDAEPVIEELFQYRFKENQIEGHSLGNLLLAALTNIKNDFGHAVKELSKILNIKGKVIPSTNTNVMLNAVLEDGEIVRGESQIPKKNKCIDRVFLEPENVEPMEEAIDALEDADLIVLGPGSLYTSVISNLCVKGMSEAILRSKAPKLYISNVMTQPGETSDYDVMDHIQAIHKHAGSDFIDYVICSNDKYDDKVLERYRERNAKPVVMDEHKITDHNIRMITSSNLVEILDDHLVRHNTKVLARLIYDLALEMTSTIQFRPKK; translated from the coding sequence ATGAAACAATTAAAGATTGTACTCATAGGCGGTGGAACAGGCCTATCAGTATTGGCGAGGGGGCTGAGAGAGTACCCCATTGATATAACGGCCATCGTTACTGTAGCTGATGATGGTGGCAGTACTGGTAAAATACGTAGTGAGATGGATATACCTGCTCCAGGTGATATTAGAAATGTTATCGCAGCACTAAGCGATGCTGAACCGGTCATAGAAGAATTATTTCAATATCGATTTAAAGAAAATCAAATCGAAGGACACTCACTAGGTAATTTATTACTAGCAGCCTTAACAAATATAAAGAATGACTTCGGTCATGCAGTTAAAGAATTAAGTAAGATTTTAAATATTAAAGGTAAAGTGATTCCTTCAACGAATACTAATGTTATGCTAAACGCAGTGTTAGAAGACGGAGAAATTGTACGAGGAGAATCTCAAATACCAAAGAAAAACAAATGTATTGATCGTGTTTTTTTAGAACCTGAAAATGTTGAACCTATGGAAGAAGCAATTGACGCATTAGAAGATGCAGATTTAATCGTGCTTGGACCTGGATCACTATACACAAGTGTTATTTCGAATTTATGTGTTAAAGGTATGTCAGAAGCTATTTTACGTTCTAAAGCACCTAAATTATACATATCTAATGTTATGACTCAACCGGGAGAAACATCAGATTACGATGTTATGGACCATATTCAAGCGATACATAAACATGCTGGAAGTGATTTTATTGATTATGTCATCTGTAGTAATGATAAATACGATGATAAAGTGTTAGAACGTTATAGAGAGCGTAATGCTAAACCGGTTGTTATGGATGAACATAAAATTACAGATCATAATATTAGAATGATTACGTCATCTAATTTAGTCGAAATATTAGATGATCATTTAGTACGTCACAATACTAAAGTTTTAGCAAGATTGATCTATGATTTAGCACTTGAAATGACAAGTACGATTCAATTTAGACCTAAAAAATAA